Proteins encoded by one window of Melospiza melodia melodia isolate bMelMel2 chromosome 9, bMelMel2.pri, whole genome shotgun sequence:
- the CLRN3 gene encoding clarin-3, whose translation MPSRKKTSMFASAFCTCVSSFVVICVALATPQWVSSEVRFSGLGSTVTISLTYGLFSGTCEQFVDAGLQVSKTNFQVSEALSSSSSRSLVVATIVMLVLALLSSLLSAGFTCTNAVSNPYQTFLGPIGVYTWNSLCGVLTLIAMILFPVNVEGNSLSEELAHSCSSSLQDHLGSKHNYGYSYWIMLLVLFLNIASLIIIYFYDHARYSKKKEQERPIENAPKDVILF comes from the exons ATGCCATCCAGGAAGAAAACCTCCATGTTCGCCTCTGCCTTTTGCACGTGTGTGAGCTCCTTCGTGGTGATCTGCGTGGCGCTGGCCACGCCGCAGTGGGTGAGCAGCGAGGTTCGCTTCTCGGGCCTCGGCAGCACCGTCACCATCAGCCTCACCTACGGCCTCTTCAGCGGCACCTGTGAGCAGTTCGTGGATGCAGGGCTGCAGGTGTCCAAAACCAACTTCCAAG TCTCagaggccctgagcagcagcagcagcaggagcctggtCGTGGCCACCATCGTGATGCTGGTGCTGGCCCTGCTCAGCTCCCTGCTCAGCGCTGGCTTCACCTGCACCAACGCTGTCAGCAACCCCTACCAGACATTCCTGGGACCCATCGGAGTCTACACCTGGAATTCCCTCTGTG GAGTCCTCACCCTCATAGCCATGATCCTTTTCCCTGTGAACGTGGAAGGGAACAGCCTGTCTGAAGAGCTGGCCCACAGCTGTTCCAGCTCCCTGCAGGACCACCTTGGATCCAAGCACAACTATGGATATTCCTACTGGATCATGCTGCTCGTCCTTTTCCTGAACATTGCTTCTCTCATCATCATCTATTTCTACGACCACGCCAGATATTccaagaagaaggagcaggaaaGGCCCATAGAGAATGCACCAAAGGATGTTATTCTGTTTTAA